In the Lates calcarifer isolate ASB-BC8 linkage group LG24, TLL_Latcal_v3, whole genome shotgun sequence genome, one interval contains:
- the LOC108899992 gene encoding poly(U)-binding-splicing factor PUF60 isoform X3 has translation MENGQGTGSKLGLPPLTPEQQEALQRAKKYAMEQSIKSVLVKQTIAHQQQQLTNLQMAAVTMGFGDPLSPLQSVAAQRQRALAIMCRVYVGSIYYELGEDTIRQAFAPFGPIKSIDMSWDSVTMKHKGFAFVEYDVPEAAQLALEQMNSVMLGGRNIKVGRPSNIGQAQPIIDQLAEEARAFNRIYVASVHPDLSDDDIKSVFEAFGRIKSCTLARDPTTGRHRGFGFIEYEKPQSALDAVSSMNLFDLGGQYLRVGKAVTPPMPLLTPTTPGGLPPAAAVAAAAATAKITAQASMNPFQRDLMAFQEAVAGASVLGALAAPQLLGQQMGIPQAVMAAQAPGVITGVYKDMSVTPVRPPIPVLPQVGLVNPVLASPPVLSNQAGGSNQQEKKEEKEEMLQDGTGQEMLSDQEHMSISGSSARHMVMQKLLRKSESTVMVLRNMVGPEDIDDDLEGEVTEECGKFGSVNRVIIYQEKQGEEEDADIIVKIFVEFSMASEMNKAIQALNDRWFGGRKVVAEVYDQDRFNSSDLSA, from the exons ATGGAGAATGGACAGGGCACAGGCTCCAAGCTTGGCCTGCCGCCTCTCActccagagcagcaggaggcactTCAGAGG GCAAAGAAGTATGCCATGGAACAAAGCATTAAGAGTGTGTTGGTGAAGCAGACCATTGCCCATCAGCAACAACAGCTCACCAACCTGCAG ATGGCAGCAGTGACAATGGGCTTTGGAGATCCTCTCTCACCTTTACAATCG GTGGCAGCTCAGAGGCAACGCGCTCTAGCCATCATGTGTCGGGTGTATGTGGGCTCCATATACTATGAGCTTGGTGAGGACACCATCAGACAGGCCTTTGCCCCCTTCGGCCCAATCAAGAGCATTGACATGTCTTGGGATTCTGTTACAATGAAACACAAG GGTTTTGCCTTTGTGGAGTATGATGTGCCAGAGGCTGCTCAGCTGGCTCTGGAGCAGATGAACTCAGTCATGTTGGGGGGGCGAAACATTAAG GTTGGGCGGCCAAGTAACATCGGTCAGGCGCAACCCATCATTGACCAGCTGGCAGAGGAGGCGCGCGCCTTTAACCGGATCTACGTGGCGTCCGTCCACCCTGACCTGTCAGATGATGACATCAAGAGTGTGTTTGAGGCCTTCGGAAGGATCAAGTCTTGCACGTTAGCCAGAGACCCCACAACAGGGCGACACAGAGGCTTTGGCTTCATTG AGTATGAAAAGCCTCAGTCAGCCCTGGACGCTGTGTCTTCTATGAACCTCTTTGACCTGGGGGGTCAGTACCTACGGGTGGGCAAAGCCGTGACTCCGCCTATGCCCCTACTGACCCCCACAACCCCTGGTGGTCTgccacctgctgcagctgtggctgcagcgGCAGCCACCGCTAAGATAACGGCCCAGGCAAGTATGAATCCCTTCCAAAGGGATTTAATGGCCTTCCAG GAGGCTGTAGCCGGCGCATCAGTCTTGGGGGCGTTAGCTGCGCCCCAACTTCTCGGTCAGCAAATGGGAATACCTCAGGCTGTTATGGCTGCCCAGGCACCAGGGGTCATCACAGGTGTGTACAAGGACATGA GTGTGACTCCGGTGCGTCCTCCCATACCAGTGCTTCCCCAGGTTGGTCTTGTGAACCCAGTGCTCGCATCACCACCGGTCCTGTCTAACCAAGCTGGCGGCTCCAACcaacaagagaagaaagaggagaaggaagagatGCTTCAGGATGGCACAGGGCAGGAGATGTTGAGCGACCAAGAGCACATGAGCATCTCAGGCAGCAGTGCCAGACACATGGTGATGCAGAAACTGCTTAGAAAATCAGAG TCCACTGTGATGGTGCTTCGAAATATGGTTGGGCCAGAGGACATCGATGACGACCTGGAGGGTGAGGTGACGGAAGAGTGCGGCAAGTTTGGCTCTGTCAACAGAGTCATCATTTACCAGGAAAAgcaaggagaagaggaggatgcaGATATCATTGTCAAAATCTTTGTAGAGTTTTCCATGGCCTCAGAGATGAACAAAGCTATTCAGGCACTCAATGACCGCTGGTTTGGGGGTCGCAAAGTTGTCGCAGAGGTGTACGACCAAGACCGTTTCAACAGCAGTGACCTGTCTGcataa